Part of the Vibrio penaeicida genome is shown below.
TTCCCCTTAGTATTCGCGTTGGTAAATATTTAACGCGTCGGCAACCGAGGCATCATCGTGAATCATTGCCATCAGTGCACTGACAACTTTTGCAGGGTTTGGGTGTTGGTAAATATTACGGCCATAGACCATACCCAGAGCGCCTTGATCAAGCAGAGCCCTTGCTTTGGTGAACACACTTTCAATGTCTTCTTTGCCCCCACCTCGAACTAGTACGGGGCAGCGTGCGGCTTCGATTACTTTGTGAAAGTCATTGGCATCTTTGGTTGGGTCGGCTTTGATGATATCGGCGCCGAGCTCTCGCCCCACGCGTACTAAGGTGACAATTTTTTCGCAATCGCCATCCACCATGTAACCGCCGTTTCCGGAATTTGGCTGCATGACCAAAGGCTCTATCATGAGTGGCATACCGTACTTTTCACAATCCAGTTTCACTTTGCTGATATTGTCGATGCACTGGCGGAATAATTCCGGCTCGTCGGGAAGCATGAATAAATTCACCACTACACAAGCTGCGTCCATTTGAACGGCTTGCAAGACAGGGTCTTGGTGATTTTGCAACATTGCCCACATCACTCGATGGCGTTCTGCATTGTAGGGGTTACCCAAATCAATACGCATCACCAGTGCTGGTTTGTTTTTTCCCTCAACATTTTGCAGCAGGTCGCTTTGACCATAGGTCATCTGAATGGCGTCAGGTTGTGCGCTGACCAATTGCTCCACTACAGATGGCATGTCTTCCAGTCCGTCTAGAAAAGAAGGTTCGTTGCATACGCCGTGGTCGATAGCGACATCCAAGCAACGGCCATGTTTCATTAGCCGTTTCATCCTGACTTTTTTACTCATATACATAGTGTGCTTTCCTTGCAGTTTTCGGCATCATTTCGGTGGGTTCCCCAACCGGCATGAGCTGTAGTCCGTTATAAAAATTTAATGAAATCACCGAGTCGCTATGTATGCGCAGGCGAGTGCTTTCGTCCCAATGGAAAAAGCGGCTCATTAACTCAATGATTTCTTGTAGTGTGTCGTCGTGCACGGAACCTTCAATGGCAATGGAGGTTCGGCGTTGAATGAGATCGAGCGGGGTTTGCACATACTCATGCGTCATCAGGTATTCCAGCTCTCCCTCGGTGTAGTGGGGCAGAGTACGAAGAGGTTTAAAGCCGCTTGATTGGAGGTGATCTAAAATGGCTTCGCACTCTGTACCATAACGCGAGACGAGCAGTGCGGTGTAAGAATCAGACTGTTGGTAAAGCGCTTTGAGGTGCTGAATGTATTGGTCTCGCGCTTCGCTGGACTCAGGGAAGCCTTGCCCACCGCCTATGGTCCGATCTTGAGTGTTCACGAGGCGTTTCGCCCCTAAATCTTTCAGTACTTGATCGGTGACTTCTTCTGCGAATGCGCGGAAGGTCGTCCATTTGCCACCAATCATCGAATAGCATGTTATTTCACCATTAAAGAGGTGATCTCGCTGGGTAATGTGGCTTCGTGGGATTTGCCCTGCGCTGGCTTTGGTTGCAGCGCCAAGGGGGCGAATACCACTGAATTGATACAGAATATCGCTGGGATGAATGACCACCGTTGGGAAAATGTCTCGCACTGATTCAATGATGTAACTGACTTCTTCGTCAGTGCACCGAATGTTATCTGGCTGAGTAACGGGAATGTCCGTCGAGCCTATGAGCACCCTCCCTAAATAGGGAAACATGATGCAAACGCGATTTTCTTTGTTTTCGTAATACACCATGTCGTTTTGTAGCGCGCTAAGCAGCTCTGGGTGGTCGACGATGATGTGTGAACCTTTAGTGTTACTTAAGTACTGTGTAGGGTTCCCAGCTTGATGATTAACGTTATCTATCCAAGCGCCTGTCGCATTGATGAGTTGGGTTGTAGTGACATGTGTTGTGTGATCCGTTAATTGATCAACAAGTTCAATGGTTCCATTGTCTTGGACCGAAGCAAAGGTGTAATTCAGTGCATGAGATTGGCTTTGATTTTCATCTCCTTCTTTGAGTAACTCAATTGCCAGCCTTTCTGGGGAGCTAATCCACGCATCATAATACGCCGCGCTGCAACAGACTTTTTGGTCGAAGTGTGGCCAGCGCTTATTCGTATGTTTTTGCCCATACATTTGGTGGCTGGGCATGACTTGATCGTGTCGAGTAAAAAAGTCGTAAAGCCCCAACCCGAGCTTCACAATAAACGCGCCGCGCTCCGACGTTTTGGGTTCCATTCCCAAGAACCTCAAGCTGGCTGGCACTATGCCTTTTAGCCACGAGGTAAGGGGAATGTGGGTTTGAAGCGGATGCACTAAATGCGGTGCGCTCTTTAACAGTCGATTTCGCTCATTCAGTGATTCTTTTACAAGGTCGAACTCGGCATTTTCTAAGTAGCGCAGCCCGCCATGGATCATTCGAGACGGGGCAGCACTGGCTTTGCTACAAAAGTCGTCTTTCTCAATCAATAAAACGTTCAACCCTTGCAGCGATAAATCGCGATAGGTGGCGATACCGTTGATGCCACCGCCGATCACAATGGCATCAAAATGTTCGCCCGTTTTTATGGATTGAATGGCTCTTTGAGGGACTGTCATGTGATCTCCTATTCACCGCTGTTGATGGCGTTTAGGTGAACGTCGACCGCGTTTGTCACGAATTCCACATCCGAAGTTGCTAGGTTCAATAATCCTGCTTGGGCATTTTCGATGGCTTGTTTAGGGTTGCGAGCACCACATAATGCGTAAGTCACTCCCGGTTGTGTCAGAGTCCATGCAATGACTAACTGAGCGACAGAGATTTGGTAATCGTTGGCTACCGGTAAAACTCGCTGGCAAAACGCTTGTACATGTTTGCGGTTTTCGACGCTGAACCATGGGTCTTGTTTGCGTTGATCATCCCCTGAGAATTGAGTGTCGGCAGTGATTTTTCCAGACAGCAAACCAAGTGCTAACGATGAATAGCTAAGGCAAGAGACACCATGTGTTTGGGTGTGC
Proteins encoded:
- a CDS encoding class I fructose-bisphosphate aldolase, which gives rise to MKHGRCLDVAIDHGVCNEPSFLDGLEDMPSVVEQLVSAQPDAIQMTYGQSDLLQNVEGKNKPALVMRIDLGNPYNAERHRVMWAMLQNHQDPVLQAVQMDAACVVVNLFMLPDEPELFRQCIDNISKVKLDCEKYGMPLMIEPLVMQPNSGNGGYMVDGDCEKIVTLVRVGRELGADIIKADPTKDANDFHKVIEAARCPVLVRGGGKEDIESVFTKARALLDQGALGMVYGRNIYQHPNPAKVVSALMAMIHDDASVADALNIYQREY
- a CDS encoding glycerol-3-phosphate dehydrogenase/oxidase — translated: MTVPQRAIQSIKTGEHFDAIVIGGGINGIATYRDLSLQGLNVLLIEKDDFCSKASAAPSRMIHGGLRYLENAEFDLVKESLNERNRLLKSAPHLVHPLQTHIPLTSWLKGIVPASLRFLGMEPKTSERGAFIVKLGLGLYDFFTRHDQVMPSHQMYGQKHTNKRWPHFDQKVCCSAAYYDAWISSPERLAIELLKEGDENQSQSHALNYTFASVQDNGTIELVDQLTDHTTHVTTTQLINATGAWIDNVNHQAGNPTQYLSNTKGSHIIVDHPELLSALQNDMVYYENKENRVCIMFPYLGRVLIGSTDIPVTQPDNIRCTDEEVSYIIESVRDIFPTVVIHPSDILYQFSGIRPLGAATKASAGQIPRSHITQRDHLFNGEITCYSMIGGKWTTFRAFAEEVTDQVLKDLGAKRLVNTQDRTIGGGQGFPESSEARDQYIQHLKALYQQSDSYTALLVSRYGTECEAILDHLQSSGFKPLRTLPHYTEGELEYLMTHEYVQTPLDLIQRRTSIAIEGSVHDDTLQEIIELMSRFFHWDESTRLRIHSDSVISLNFYNGLQLMPVGEPTEMMPKTARKAHYVYE